AGACCTAGAGCCTGGCAGGAGAGGCATGGACGGCGCTGAGGTCTCAACCACATAAGTCGTGTAACACTGGTGAGAGGTCATGAGCTGAGTTCCATGGCATATGAAACAGCAGGGGTAGCTTCCCTGACCCTGTCATCAAAGGAGCTAAGGGCTTGGGATGCTTGCTGATCTAACTGGAATAATAAAAGCATCTTGAAACAACTTAGGTTCGAAAGCTGAACCTGTAAGTGACAGGTGTTCAACTTTGTGAACCCAGTCCTGTTAATCTGAAAAACCTTTACCTGGCATTTTAGGTCCTCACCTTTGTGCAAGAGTAAGTTAAATACTTTGACGGTTCCATTttaagcagtttttttttaaaaaaaaaataaagatttatttttatgtgtatgagtgtttgcttgcatgtacaTGTCTGAGCCTGTACACTCAGATGCCAgatctggaactgaagttacagatcgaagctgtgagccaccaggtgggttCTGTGAACCGAACCCGGATCAtcggaagaacagccagtgctcttagccactgaaccatctccccagcccctcaggaGGTTCTTAACAGTTGCAGGGGAAGATTAACCAAGCTAGAGATTGCATGAAGTGCCAAAGGGGTGGGTCTCCCCTTTTCAAGGTTCATCTTGGGTAAGCACAGGCAAACTACCCACTGAGCTGCTGCTTGGGCTACCGGGAAGCAGGTGAGTCGGGAAGACCTTGGGTGGTGGATGCTAGAGAGCGAGGCACAGGTCTGCTTTCTCCCTTACTGGCTGCCTGTAGAAGgcagctttaatttttttataatttttaccttagaagggagagggggaaaaaaaaggttaGGTGGAAGGAGAATTTGCTTCAATGACTTATTTGCAGACACAATGACTTGGCCCTGGGGACTTAGAGGAGACCTCTACTTTAATACATGCTTTCCTGCCTCAAACACACTGGCAACAACTActaaggagagggaggaaggtggcAGCTGGTCCAGGCACCTAGAGAAACTGCTTAGGGCTTGGGGGAAGCTTTGTCATCCTAGAGAGGACAAGAAAAACAGCTGTGCTGTTTTAttaggggtgggggggggggctgtgaaGGAAGCCATATAAAAAGGAATGTAAATGCAAAAACCTCTACTGCAGGCTTCTCTTTCATACACGGTACACTTCTGGGTTGGCTCTCCGTATAAGTaacaaccccccccacacacacacacacacacacattcccgtAAAAGACTAAAGAAACAAGAAGGCAACTATTGTGTGAATTTTGTGAAGGATTACCTATTCAAAGACTCAAGGAAGACTGAGCAACCAAGTCAAGATTCAATGTGGATGTTAGGCCTGGttctctgattttgaggccagcctggtctatacagtttCAGGATAACTGGGAATAcatagaacctgtctcaaaaaagactGTGGTGGAGCCAGGGGAAGTCCCATAGTTGAGAAGTTACTGAGTTTGTGACCAGGAAGGTACGTGCTATCAGCAGATCCTGTTCCCCTAGTGTCTACCAGACTGGACTGGCAGATCATCTAGAAACCTTGCTACAATTCCTAGGTGGTGGCTAAGGAAAGGGGAATCAAGTGATCTGCAGAAAAGCACAAGTGGCCAATTCAAACTTCCAAGAACTGTAGAGCTCTCAGGAACTTCTATAGATATCTCAAATTCCCAGAAAGTAAGTGATGTAGGTATTCAGCACAGCCTGGTGTGGCTGTTCCAAGTCAGAGATAGAATGCTTTGGAACAGCCATGGAAAATATCTTTTTGTCAAGGCTTGTCAAAAACAGTATTTGGTGGGAGGCCCCGGTTCCCCAGCACAGAGCTCACCCAGAGGCTACCTGTCCCTGCCTGGCTGGTTTTTCTACTCCTGGTTAGGTACATGTTAAAAGAACCTTAATGATGAGGGATAGACCAAATGAAATTACACTTGGCAAAGAAAAGCTGCAGCTGTCAATTTCTTGTATGTTACAGTGACCCCCAATCCTTTAGCTACTTAAGAcacttagttcagtggtttaagagTTGacccaaggggctggggatttagctcagtggtagagcgcttacctaggaagcgcaaggccctgggttcggtccccagctccgaaaaaaaagaaccaaaaaaaaaaaaaaaaaaaaaaaaagagttgaccCAAGCcctcacacatccacacaaaaaGGTTACCAGAAACTTAGGAAATGATGTGGAAAGGGTGGTCTCATTTTAAGTTCGGGCTCAAGTATTGTTTGGCCAAAGCTGCAGATGCATAGGAAGCACTGGTGGAGGACCCAGACATCAGGAGCAAATATTGGGTTGCCGTGGCTGGCAGGTGCCGGAAGTGGGAGCGGTGGCCAAGAAGTGGAACTGAGAAACATACTTTACAGTTGCAGCTTCCAGCCGAAGGAATGCCTTTTAGGAAGCAATCACATTAACAGTGGCTAAGCACAGAAGGTTAGGAGACCTCATTCAGGTTGAGCACAGCAAAGCACCCCAGATTCTTCCAATGCCCATGACTATTCAGGTTGCATACCCAACCACCTCAACCTATCTGAAAGTTTTGTGAGCAATTTTGCCTCTAGAAATACAGGGTTTTGGTGATGCCTGCTTTTGAGTGGCTGATTCCAAGGATAGGAAAAGCTGCACTAATGCTAAAGGCCAAGGATCTACTAAAGCTGTGAGTGGCAATAATTTGCAGTATCGATCATATGGAAATCTTTAAGGGGGGTGTCTTAATGTATACAGTTATCCAATATGAAATGGTAAACACTAGCCTGTAACAAAATTAAACCAGGAGAAGCCCACTTCTGGCATTGGTCACTTGAAGACATTTTACTGTAAACTGAGTGTGGGCATTTGACTCTGGTACTACAGAGGGACATAGATAATGGATTACTGGGGTCAATCAGGCTAAGGCTCTCAGAAAATGTTTCACACTCCCTTGCCCTGCATAGGAATCCAGCTGGTCTGCCACAAACAGAGCACACTGGGAACAGCTCATTCTTTCCAACTGGATTTGTAATTTTCCAAATGGACTCTGCCAGGAGCCCCGATCCCCACCCCTGCTGCCCCCTTTTGCAAGAGGATCCCACTATGAAGCCAAGTCTGGGCTTAAACTTGTGACCCTGCCTGCCTTAGTGGGGACTATGCagatgcacaccaccacacttggcttccACACTTTCTGGACAAATTGGAACTTTCTTCCTCATCTGATCCCAGAtactggaggcaaaggcaggtccCCTCTCATTCTAAGATTAGGTAGAATCCAAGAACAGAGTAGCAAAGCCCTCCATCTTCTCCATGCCAGAGTGTACTTCCTGAAAAAATTTCCTCACACCTGTGGGATGGAgcggagcagagcagagcagagcggaGCAGAGCAGTTGGCGAGGCATTGCAGTGGCACTGTTGTGACAAGGGAAGGGAGAGCAAGCTGTGTAAGAATAGTCTGTGCTTTACACGGCGAATTTACACTGTTCACAAAGCCTACTGGAGGCGATCATCTCTAGAAAAGTTGGACAGAAAGAGCCAAAGAGCAGCATGCATTTTCCCTATAAAAACACCTTCAGTTAGGGATCTCAAGTCCACAGAACTGAGGTCCACACCAGCAGAAGGCCAGCCATGCAGGAGCTTCCTCAAACTATTTACAACTCCAGTGGCTCACTGGCTTCAGAATTACAGGGAGCTTATTTgggataaatgtttaaaaatgcagTAAGACATATTTCTTATGTAGAaaaagagcagaggagagagggagagaagccaaaGTGTCTGTCCTGGCCATCCTGGtgggagaagactggctttgCTAAGGAAGGGCTCTCCTTTGGAGCCATCTGAGGGCCCAGAGAGACTCCTTAGCCAGTGGGCTGAGGCCAGCAGCTGTAATGGAATCACACTACACTTGTAGTGTACTTGAACAGGCCCCTGGCCCCTGGGTTACACGGGACAGTGGAGGTTCAGGGCTAAGCTCCTGCTGGGTCTTACTGATGACTaggaaggcaaacagaagaagaATGGCTCCTGACCAGGCCTTTCCAAGTGTTTCCAATGGCTTCAACTTGGAAGATGTGACAGCAAGTGTGAACTGGCACATGTGGCAGGgggttctgctgctgctgttttcaaAGTCTTCAGGTTCCAAGATGGCCTTATTAAAAAGAACAGAACCTGAAAAGCCTTGCAGGGTTGCCTCACCAAATACTGGCAGCCAGTTGTGCTTCAGCTGATGGAACAACTGGCTTCACTTGACTTGGGGTGCCAAGAGGACATGTGGCAACAGCAGGCTGTGAAGTCCGCACAGTAGCTGATGGGTCCACAGGTGGGGTGGCATCGAAGCCGCATTCACAGTTCTGGTCTCTGACACCTGTGCTTATCTTCCCTTTTGCTTGACATGGAGGTGCCTGGGAGACAcaggagatgctcaggaaacTTCTGAAACCAACCCTGCAGGCTCATCCACTCCTTTTGGCATAGGGTGATATCAGGGTGCTTTGGTTGTCACAAAATCCAGATGCCTAGGGTCTTAGCTTGCCTGGCTCAGGAGTTCTTCATGAGGCAAAGGAAGTGACAGTGGGTATCCCAGGTAGAGCAGCCAAAATAGAGTCTGCTTGTGTTCCTCCTGGCTCCGTACTGATGTGTCCAGCGACAGTCTGATCCTTGCAGCAAGCTATACAATATTCTCTGCCCCAGGGAGGGGCTCCTGAGGGGGACCTCGGTCCTGTTTACTGTGCAACTGGGCCAGCTGCAGCACCGGCATGTTGCACAGGGGACACACTTTCCGGACTTCCAGCCACTTAACAAGGCACCTGCAGAACAAGACAGCCAAGTGGGAGACATGAGCTCCAGACTTAGAGCAGCCCCTGCCTGGGCTCTCTGCTGAGACTGTCAGTTACACAGAGCCACTGTGGGGTCTGATGTGGGTGCTCAGCCCTAGAATCCATGTCACCCTCTGACAAGCCAGAGCCTTCTACCTCCTACTGGGTGACGTGAAGTACCACTCAGTACTCTGTACTTTCGGTCACACATGACTGCCTAGGAAGTACGCTGGTGAAGGAAAGCAGGAGAACCCGAAGTTTTTAATAAAGGAAACCAAAATCTATGACCATGACAGAAAGGGAGGCGGCCCACAGCGCCATGCATACCTACGCTATTTACTCTGACTTACAACAAATGGTCTGATTAAAAAAGTGTCTGTCACGAGACAGGAAGCCCAGCTAAAGAGCTGTTTGTAGAGGTGTAGGATGAGCTGGACCTCTGCCCAAGCCTGCAGTGATGTTGTTCACTTTCCACTTCTCTGGTCCCTTCTAATGTcacgtacacatgcatgtgccccACCCCGTGGAGTGCTGTCAGTTTTCTGCACTACAGACCAATTGTGAGGCCATCGAGCTGGGCTGGCAGTGCCCCACAGCCCATAGTAAGTTGGGTTAAACTAAATAATTCCATACCAATACTCACTTTCTGTGGAAGGCATGCTTACATGGGCAAATCCCCAGTTCATCTCGAGGCTTGAAGTCTTCTagacacacagcacagagctGAAAGGCAAAGTCACAGGTGAGGCCAGTGTTTGCAACAAACACAGCGTGGGTTCCTGAAGCTCAGCAAAGCAATAGGAACTCGGGCTCCCTAAGGCTGCTAGTGAGAGGCCCAAACATTACATGGAATTCTTAAATCAGCTATGTTGAGCCATGcctaccagcacttgggaggctgaagctggaAGACTGTGAATTCAAGGATGACCTGTGCTTACAAGTGAGATCTCACAAAGAACCACTCCTGAGATCTCGTGTAAGGGTTAATCTTCACTGTCAATCAGGGAGCACACAGCTGCTGCGGCTGACAAGGTGTTCTGGGGAGGTGTAACTGATGAGGAGGACGCACCTTACGTGTAAGCTAGGTGTTCAAACTGaataaggagaggaggagagggcagCCTGGCGAGCGGCAGTGTTCATGTCTCTGTTCCCTATGGAGGGCAGTGTAAACAGCTCATCCACCCAGGGCTCAGCTAAGCCTGGCTCGCTGCCAGCTCTTCTTCACCATGATGGGCAGAAACCCAACATAGGAGCCATGACATGTAAGTTACTTTCCAGTGTTCTATCACAGTGGCAAGAGGACTAACGTTAATACATCATATGGTATTGTCACAATGCTGCTAGAGgtgcagggagaggggaggggagaggcccATCTTTTTCAGCTTCTGAAAATGAAGGTATTCAAGCACACCACTTACGTTAGGAAATGGCTCAAGGAACAATTCAAATACTTAAAAGCAACTTACCTCATGTAAATtaagttcttttactttttcttttaatataacctataagattaaaaaaatatttttacaccAATGTAAATGTACAGTGAATCAGGCTTGTAGATCACTATATAGATTAGGCTAGCTTTACACTCATGGAGATCTGTCTGACGCGAAGTGCTATAATTAACattcttttaaatattctgaaaaacaccctttttgttgttcttttaagacatagtttctctgtatagccctggacgtcctggaactcactctgtagaaccacgctggcctcaaactcaaagaaatgctgggattgaaggcatgtgccaccaccagctGAGCTCCTGTTTAAATATAGGGTCTCGTAGCTCAGGCTGAGCTTGAACTCATTGTGTGGCTAACAATGACTTAACCTCAGATCCTCCTGTCATGACCTCGAgtggctgagattacaggtgtgcctaTGCTCAGTGTAGGTGCTACTGAGGATtggactcaggtccttgtgcatgCTTGGCAAGCACTCCTCTGCGTTTCACCTTCAGCTATAACGTGTGGATCTTTTTAAGAgtacagcaggggttggggatttagctcagtggtagagcgcttgcctagcaaccgcaaggccctgggttcggtccccagctccgaaaaaaagaaaaaagaaaaaaaaaaaaaagagtagagcaAATCTTGGGGAAAACATAAATTTGGTAGAAGCAATAACCTCATATTCAGTAAAGCAGTACTGGCTGATGAGAATTAGTAATTCATACAAGATTATAATGTAAAGTGAATTTTAATTTAGGaagtttgattattatgtgccagTGTCCTCAGAAAAATTTTATCTAAATCTGTCTTGGGCATGTGGTAACAAACATCGGTTGAAGTGAATGTAACACTGCAGGGATtccatcaaaaaataaaaactgcagaatacacatcattaaaaaaatactgtttggaggctggagagatgtcagggttaagagcactgacttccttttcagaggacccaggttcaattcccagcacccacatggcagctcacaccctctgtaactccagctccagggggtctgacTCTCTTGTGCCTTCTTTTGGCCTAAGGATGACACCAGGCaaacatgcagggaaaacacctgCACATGTAaaattttttaagtattttattttacaagCATGGGCCctttgcatgtgtatttgtgcaccatgtgcatgcctgctaTCTATGGAGACAGAAGactgtcagatccctggaactagtGTCATGTGGTTATTAATTACACAGACCCTCTGCcaaagcaggaagtgctcttaacccacaCATCATCTTTCTAGTCCCAACACAGTTATCATTTTGTTTGTCTGTGGAGGAGggattgagacagggtttctatactgctctgactgtcctggaattcactgtggagaccaggctggcctcacactcttagagatctgcctgcctctgcctcctaagtgctgggattaaaggtgtgcatagGTCATTACCACCTGGCTATCTGTGCTTATTGTAAAGGAGAGAATCAGACAAGTTTAATTTGGTGAAAATGTCTAAATTTTAGATATTCAGCATTCAAATAGAAAATGATTTAAGGCaaatttcattttcataaatCATAAAGGAAGCTACCATTCAGTCATGAATGATGTGCTAAAAATCTTACTCATTTTAGAATAAGTTTACCTTTAACCTTACCTCATTAGTTCTCAGTGAATTTCACCTATTAAATGACCACCAAGGCCAGTTTCACCCTATGTTAACCTACATGCAAGCATCTGGTAAGATTTCAAGATTATGACAAAACCTAGACAGAAGGACTCATTTAGAAAACTACAGCACTCACCTGTGCTAGACCCACACTGCAGACACTCACATACCTGTGCTAGACCCACACTGCAGACACTCACATACCTGTGCTAGACCCACATAGCAGTACTGTAGAGGTCACAATAGTCATGAACAGGAGTACAAGAGTTCACTTCAAACAGAAGGATACACAACTCTAAAATACGACCTCAGTGCCAGAAAAGTTAAAGAAGCTACCTCTCTTCCCCACTCAAAAACAGCTAACTAAGGACAAAACAATTTTATGCTTGGGGCCAAAATTAAGGGAAATCTAGGACCACTGTTTGATTATGTTAGTAGTAAAATATTAATAGATGACAAATGGAAGACTAAATGACTCGTATCAGCACGGAAGCGCAGGCCTGTATGGGGCCATGACAGGGCCTTCATGttcagaccagcctggactacaaaataGGTCCCAGGTCAACCTTGGAcatacagtaagaccctgttttaaaacaacaaaacatgc
This Rattus norvegicus strain BN/NHsdMcwi chromosome 3, GRCr8, whole genome shotgun sequence DNA region includes the following protein-coding sequences:
- the Rnf24 gene encoding RING finger protein 24, coding for MSSDFPHYNFRMPNIGFQNLPLNIYIVVFGTAVFVFILSLLFCCYLIRLRHQAHKEFYAYKQVILKEKVKELNLHELCAVCLEDFKPRDELGICPCKHAFHRKCLVKWLEVRKVCPLCNMPVLQLAQLHSKQDRGPPQEPLPGAENIV